The bacterium genome includes the window CAAAGATAATGATTAAGGCAATAACCAGTGCATATAGAACTAACGATTCTATAAAGGCTAATCCTAAGATTAAGAGAGTCATAATCTTGCCAGATGCTTCTGGTTGTCTGGC containing:
- a CDS encoding ATP synthase F0 subunit C, whose product is ARQPEASGKIMTLLILGLAFIESLVLYALVIALIIIFGNPALRHIIGK